One part of the bacterium genome encodes these proteins:
- a CDS encoding dTDP-4-dehydrorhamnose 3,5-epimerase family protein: MELKKEGNWLEGIYFAILSKHTDDRGWLCELLRHDEIKRCAKWANLKFASDNIPVPAMCYLSMTGPGVDRGPHEHKEQTDMFCFTGPSDFLIMLWDNRKGSPTYGKSMKLWMGDSNPCMLIVPPGVVHGYRNVGAVPGLVVNFPDRLYKGMNRDGDVDEIRHESDPNSPFRMGF; this comes from the coding sequence AGGGTATATACTTTGCGATCCTGAGCAAGCACACGGACGATAGGGGCTGGCTGTGCGAGCTTCTTAGGCACGACGAGATCAAGCGGTGCGCGAAGTGGGCGAACCTGAAGTTCGCGTCCGACAACATCCCCGTTCCTGCCATGTGCTACTTGTCCATGACCGGCCCCGGCGTTGACCGCGGGCCGCATGAGCATAAGGAGCAGACGGACATGTTCTGCTTCACAGGGCCGTCAGACTTCTTGATCATGCTCTGGGACAACCGGAAGGGCTCGCCCACGTACGGCAAGTCGATGAAGCTGTGGATGGGCGATTCCAACCCGTGCATGCTGATCGTTCCCCCGGGGGTCGTGCACGGGTACCGCAACGTGGGCGCGGTTCCAGGGCTCGTCGTGAACTTCCCAGACCGGCTTTACAAGGGGATGAATCGCGATGGCGATGTGGACGAGATCCGCCACGAGAGTGATCCGAACTCGCCCTTCCGCATGGGCTTCTGA